A genome region from Labrys wisconsinensis includes the following:
- a CDS encoding response regulator transcription factor, with translation MDAEPSLLIVEDDEAFARALRRSFERRGYRVSVCARADEVAGLIEADTPHYAIVDLKLNGASGLECVKTLHRHDATTRIVVLTGFASIATAVEAIKLGACHYLAKPANSDDIEAAFGKADGDASVALTERPTSIKNLEWERIHETLVDAEFNVSETARRLGMHRRTLARKLAKRRLT, from the coding sequence ATGGACGCTGAGCCCTCGCTGCTGATCGTCGAGGACGACGAGGCCTTCGCCCGGGCGCTGCGGCGCTCCTTCGAGCGCCGCGGCTACAGGGTTTCGGTCTGCGCCAGGGCCGACGAGGTGGCCGGGCTGATCGAGGCCGACACGCCGCACTATGCCATCGTCGACCTCAAGCTGAACGGTGCCTCCGGGCTGGAATGCGTCAAGACGCTGCATCGCCACGATGCGACGACGCGGATCGTGGTGCTGACCGGCTTTGCCAGCATCGCCACCGCGGTGGAGGCGATCAAGCTCGGCGCCTGCCACTATCTCGCCAAGCCGGCCAATTCCGACGACATCGAAGCGGCCTTCGGCAAGGCCGACGGCGATGCCTCGGTGGCGCTGACGGAGCGGCCGACCTCGATCAAGAACCTGGAGTGGGAGCGGATCCACGAGACGCTGGTCGACGCCGAGTTCAACGTCTCGGAGACCGCCCGCCGGCTCGGCATGCACCGGCGCACCCTGGCGCGCAAGCTGGCCAAGCGGCGGCTGACCTGA
- a CDS encoding shikimate 5-dehydrogenase — protein MIDKDTRLCMSLAGRPGNFGTRFHNFLYRELGLNYVYKAFTTADLPAAIGGVRALGIRGCAVSMPFKEASIPLVDALAPSAAAIRSVNTIVNDDGRLTAYNTDYIAVAKLIESHGVPSSQRLALRGSGGMAKAVAHALRDAGFATGSILARNAGTGRALAAACGYDWRPELGDLEADLLVNVTPIGMTGGPEAMDMAFPADAVERARIVFDVVALPAETPLIRHARRLGKPVITGAEVIALQAVEQFVLYTGIRPEDALIARAADFARSAA, from the coding sequence ATGATCGACAAGGACACGCGGCTGTGCATGTCGCTCGCCGGCCGCCCCGGCAATTTCGGCACCCGCTTCCACAATTTCCTCTACCGGGAGCTCGGCCTCAACTACGTCTACAAGGCCTTCACCACCGCCGACCTGCCGGCGGCGATCGGCGGGGTGCGAGCGCTGGGCATCCGCGGCTGCGCCGTCTCGATGCCGTTCAAGGAGGCCTCGATCCCGCTGGTGGACGCGCTCGCGCCCTCGGCCGCGGCGATCCGCTCCGTCAACACCATCGTCAACGACGACGGCCGTCTCACGGCCTACAACACCGATTACATCGCCGTGGCGAAGCTGATCGAGAGCCATGGCGTGCCGTCATCCCAGCGCCTCGCCCTGCGCGGCAGCGGCGGCATGGCCAAGGCGGTCGCGCACGCCCTGCGCGATGCCGGCTTCGCCACGGGCAGCATCCTCGCCCGCAATGCCGGCACCGGCCGGGCGCTGGCCGCCGCCTGCGGCTATGACTGGCGCCCCGAGCTCGGCGATCTCGAGGCGGACCTGCTGGTCAACGTCACCCCGATCGGCATGACCGGCGGCCCCGAGGCGATGGACATGGCCTTTCCCGCCGACGCGGTCGAGCGGGCGCGCATCGTCTTCGACGTCGTCGCCCTGCCGGCCGAGACGCCGCTGATCCGGCATGCCAGGCGGCTGGGCAAGCCGGTGATCACCGGCGCGGAGGTGATCGCGCTGCAGGCCGTCGAGCAGTTCGTGCTCTATACCGGCATCCGCCCGGAGGATGCGCTGATCGCCCGCGCGGCAGACTTCGCCCGGTCGGCCGCCTGA
- a CDS encoding ABC transporter substrate-binding protein → MTTRKTSRLLGIAAIGASLSAAGPGMAADKTMALVLGVKGSPFYQALACGAKARAKELGIALAVSAPDQFAADSQVPVVNAVTATAPAVAAIVPTDMQALIAPMKQLSDRGTKVITIDQTIGDASFVQTQVLTDNEAGGKLAADAMNTLLGGKGKVLVITQPPGSAAQDARTTGFEEELKKYPGIVYLGPQYQSDDPQKAAEIVTSTLSAHPDLAGLFSTNDQGAIGAITGLKQAGAAGKVKVVAYDAATAEVNAFKNGTIHALIAQNPKQEGEVAVEAAAKLMAGGSLDKTTLTEIVTIKAGDSATAEKYEYKGDCE, encoded by the coding sequence ATGACGACACGCAAGACCAGCCGGCTGCTCGGGATCGCCGCCATCGGCGCGAGCCTCAGCGCGGCGGGCCCGGGCATGGCCGCGGACAAGACCATGGCCCTGGTGCTCGGCGTCAAGGGCAGCCCGTTCTATCAGGCGCTCGCCTGCGGCGCGAAGGCCAGGGCCAAGGAGCTCGGGATCGCGCTCGCCGTCTCGGCGCCCGATCAGTTCGCCGCCGATTCCCAGGTGCCGGTCGTCAACGCCGTCACCGCCACCGCGCCCGCCGTCGCCGCCATCGTGCCGACCGACATGCAGGCCCTGATCGCGCCGATGAAGCAGCTCAGCGACCGGGGCACGAAGGTGATCACCATCGACCAGACCATCGGCGACGCCTCCTTCGTCCAGACGCAGGTCCTCACCGACAACGAGGCCGGCGGCAAGCTCGCGGCCGACGCCATGAACACGCTGCTCGGCGGCAAGGGCAAGGTGCTCGTCATCACCCAGCCCCCGGGCTCGGCCGCCCAGGACGCCCGCACCACCGGCTTCGAGGAGGAGCTGAAGAAATATCCGGGCATCGTCTATCTCGGTCCGCAATATCAGAGCGATGATCCGCAGAAGGCGGCCGAGATCGTCACCTCGACCCTGTCGGCCCACCCCGATCTCGCCGGCCTGTTCTCGACCAACGACCAGGGCGCGATCGGCGCCATCACCGGGCTGAAGCAGGCCGGCGCCGCCGGCAAGGTCAAGGTGGTCGCCTATGACGCGGCCACCGCCGAGGTCAACGCCTTCAAGAACGGCACCATCCACGCGCTGATCGCCCAGAACCCCAAGCAGGAAGGCGAGGTCGCCGTCGAAGCCGCCGCCAAGCTGATGGCCGGCGGGTCGCTCGACAAGACCACCCTGACCGAGATCGTGACGATCAAGGCCGGCGACAGCGCCACCGCCGAAAAATACGAGTACAAGGGCGATTGCGAATAG
- a CDS encoding ABC transporter permease, translating to MTDRTSPLAQAAGETETESGAEKLGRLLGGGWIFLLLLALIVIFSILRPQQFGSSYNLSMLAVNAAILMVLAVGQTFVIAAAGIDLSIGSVLVFASVTSAQAMLWLSGTPGSTYGTTEGGWDVVAAGLVVALASGAAWGALNGVLIAVARIPALIVTLGSLGMALGFAQILTGGVDVRAVPEILVTEVGAGAVLGVPVLVLIAVLVTVVAALVLHLTRFGLHVFAVGSHAEAARRSGIPVRSRIIAIYALSGTLAGLAAMMSIARFSTTTIGGHAMDNLSTISAVVLGGTSLFGGTGSIAGTAVGVFIPIVLLNGFVILGIPPFWQTVAMGAVLILAVWIDQLKRRARERG from the coding sequence ATGACCGACCGCACGAGCCCTCTCGCGCAGGCCGCAGGCGAGACCGAGACGGAAAGCGGCGCGGAAAAGCTCGGCCGGCTGCTCGGCGGCGGCTGGATCTTCCTGCTCCTGCTGGCGCTGATCGTCATCTTCTCGATCCTCCGCCCGCAGCAGTTCGGCTCGTCCTACAATCTCAGCATGCTCGCCGTGAACGCGGCGATCCTGATGGTGCTCGCGGTCGGGCAGACCTTCGTCATCGCCGCCGCCGGCATCGACCTGTCGATCGGATCGGTGCTCGTCTTCGCCTCCGTGACCTCGGCCCAGGCCATGCTGTGGCTCTCCGGCACGCCCGGCAGCACCTACGGCACCACCGAGGGCGGCTGGGACGTCGTCGCCGCCGGCCTGGTCGTGGCGCTGGCGAGCGGCGCGGCCTGGGGCGCGCTGAACGGCGTTCTCATCGCGGTCGCCCGGATCCCCGCGCTGATCGTCACCCTCGGCTCGCTCGGCATGGCGCTCGGCTTCGCCCAGATCCTGACCGGCGGCGTCGACGTTCGCGCGGTTCCCGAGATCCTGGTGACGGAGGTCGGCGCCGGCGCGGTGCTCGGCGTGCCGGTCCTGGTGCTGATCGCGGTGCTGGTCACGGTGGTGGCAGCCCTCGTCCTGCATCTCACCCGCTTCGGCCTGCACGTCTTCGCGGTCGGCTCCCACGCCGAAGCGGCGCGGCGTTCCGGCATCCCCGTGCGATCGCGGATCATCGCGATCTACGCCCTCTCCGGCACGCTCGCCGGCCTGGCCGCGATGATGTCGATCGCCCGCTTCTCGACGACCACGATCGGCGGCCACGCCATGGACAATCTCTCGACCATCTCCGCCGTGGTCCTCGGCGGAACCAGCCTGTTCGGCGGCACCGGCAGCATTGCCGGCACCGCGGTCGGCGTCTTCATCCCGATCGTGCTGCTGAACGGCTTCGTCATCCTCGGCATCCCGCCGTTCTGGCAGACGGTGGCGATGGGCGCCGTGCTCATCCTCGCCGTCTGGATCGACCAGCTCAAACGCCGCGCGCGAGAACGCGGCTGA